One segment of Marinobacter sediminum DNA contains the following:
- the recN gene encoding DNA repair protein RecN, producing the protein MLTQLTVSNYAIAERVELQFSKGMTALTGETGAGKSIVLDALGLAMGGRADAGAVRHGAKRADITATFDVSSIPEAVQWLENHELDDDDDCILRRVISKDGRSRAYINGQPCPLAHLKDLGGVLMDIHSQHQHQSLLRKETHRKLLDEFAGVESLAADTHAAWKTWNQTRQRLTERQQNADEAEAKLQLLRYQVEELDKLALEAGEQEQLEQEQAQLSQADAVLHSSHQAAQLCTEEETSAADLVRQALQQLEQLPVEVPALAETIQMLSEAQIQISEAGDNLRRFVDDYEADPVRLEEVEERLSAIYQMARKHRITPEELTVLHQRLSAELAELDNGEGSLEQLEAELEKQRANFDALAGRLTDAREQAAVELDQRIAEELAPLSMPSVQFVTHLNRNTNGEPAPHGQQDIEFLVSANPGQPARPLAKVASGGELSRISLAIQVVVAQTSTTPTLVFDEVDVGIGGGTAEVVGRLLRNLGDNGQVLCVTHLPQVAAQCHQHLFVSKFTEQDTTFSKIETLDDQGRISEVARMLGGVDMTEHTIAHAKEMFSKGQATHH; encoded by the coding sequence ATGCTCACACAGCTTACGGTTTCCAATTACGCCATTGCCGAACGGGTAGAACTCCAGTTCAGCAAAGGTATGACAGCACTGACCGGCGAGACCGGTGCCGGCAAATCCATTGTTCTGGATGCGCTTGGGCTGGCCATGGGTGGCCGGGCTGACGCCGGCGCGGTGCGTCATGGAGCAAAGCGGGCAGATATAACGGCAACCTTCGACGTATCCAGCATTCCCGAGGCCGTCCAGTGGCTGGAAAATCACGAACTCGATGACGATGACGACTGCATTCTGCGCCGGGTAATCAGCAAGGATGGGCGTTCGCGTGCCTACATCAATGGCCAGCCCTGCCCCCTCGCCCATCTGAAGGATCTCGGCGGTGTGCTGATGGATATTCACAGCCAGCACCAACACCAGTCTCTGCTGCGCAAAGAAACTCACCGCAAACTGCTGGACGAGTTTGCCGGCGTGGAAAGCCTGGCGGCAGACACCCACGCAGCCTGGAAAACCTGGAACCAGACTCGCCAGCGCCTGACCGAACGCCAACAAAACGCAGACGAAGCGGAAGCGAAACTGCAGTTGCTGAGATACCAGGTGGAAGAGCTGGACAAACTGGCCCTGGAAGCAGGTGAGCAGGAGCAGCTGGAACAGGAGCAGGCCCAACTGAGCCAGGCCGATGCCGTGCTGCACAGCAGCCATCAGGCCGCCCAACTATGCACCGAAGAGGAAACCAGCGCCGCAGACCTGGTACGCCAGGCGCTTCAGCAGCTCGAGCAGTTACCGGTCGAGGTGCCTGCGTTGGCCGAAACCATCCAGATGCTGAGCGAAGCCCAGATTCAGATCAGCGAAGCGGGCGACAACCTGCGCCGTTTTGTGGACGACTACGAGGCCGACCCGGTTCGCCTGGAAGAGGTAGAGGAACGCCTGAGCGCGATCTATCAGATGGCCCGGAAACACCGCATCACGCCGGAAGAACTGACGGTTCTGCATCAGCGGTTGAGCGCGGAACTTGCGGAGCTGGACAACGGTGAAGGCAGCCTGGAGCAACTGGAGGCAGAGCTGGAGAAGCAGCGCGCAAACTTTGACGCACTGGCCGGCAGACTGACCGACGCTCGCGAGCAGGCCGCCGTGGAGCTGGACCAGCGCATTGCTGAAGAACTGGCACCGCTGAGCATGCCGTCGGTGCAATTTGTGACTCACCTTAACCGCAACACCAACGGCGAACCGGCGCCTCACGGCCAGCAGGATATTGAGTTTCTGGTCAGCGCCAACCCGGGCCAGCCTGCTCGCCCGCTGGCAAAAGTCGCCTCCGGCGGTGAACTGTCCAGAATCAGCCTGGCCATTCAGGTGGTGGTCGCCCAGACCTCAACCACCCCAACCCTCGTGTTTGACGAGGTAGACGTGGGCATTGGCGGCGGAACCGCCGAAGTGGTCGGTCGCCTGCTCCGCAATCTTGGCGATAACGGCCAGGTCCTGTGCGTCACCCACTTGCCCCAGGTGGCAGCGCAGTGCCATCAGCACCTGTTTGTCAGCAAGTTTACCGAACAGGACACCACCTTCTCGAAAATTGAAACACTGGATGATCAGGGAAGAATCAGTGAAGTGGCGAGGATGCTGGGGGGCGTAGACATGACGGAACACACCATCGCACATGCCAAAGAAATGTTTTCCAAGGGACAGGCGACCCATCACTGA
- the fur gene encoding ferric iron uptake transcriptional regulator — protein MPSENAELRKVGLKVTLPRVKIFNILENAAEHHLSAEDVYKKLLEQGDDVGLATVYRVLTQFEAAGLVLRHNFEGGHAVFEMAGDDHHDHMVCTQTGEVIEFVDEVIEERQKKIAEEHGYEIVDHSLILYVKPAKS, from the coding sequence ATGCCATCTGAAAACGCCGAATTACGAAAAGTCGGTCTCAAAGTTACTCTGCCAAGAGTAAAAATCTTCAATATTCTGGAGAATGCCGCCGAGCACCACCTGAGTGCAGAAGACGTTTACAAGAAGCTTCTGGAGCAGGGAGATGACGTGGGCCTGGCAACGGTTTATCGGGTGTTGACACAATTCGAAGCAGCGGGCCTTGTGCTGCGCCATAATTTTGAAGGTGGTCACGCGGTTTTTGAAATGGCCGGCGATGATCATCACGATCATATGGTTTGTACCCAAACCGGTGAAGTAATCGAGTTCGTCGATGAGGTTATCGAGGAGCGTCAGAAAAAGATTGCCGAAGAGCACGGCTATGAGATCGTTGATCACAGCCTGATTCTTTACGTGAAGCCAGCCAAGTCATAA
- a CDS encoding outer membrane protein assembly factor BamE, translating to MQKLTALILTLVLSGCVFPGVYKINVQQGNIVTDEELTSLTEGMPRSQVHAVMGTPLMLNPVNPSREYYVYTFQRGGGDIREQRIVVYYDNDRFSHYEAQLLEETPAY from the coding sequence ATGCAAAAGCTCACAGCTCTCATTCTCACTCTCGTTTTGTCAGGATGTGTCTTCCCAGGCGTCTACAAAATCAACGTCCAGCAAGGCAACATCGTGACCGATGAAGAGCTTACCTCGCTGACCGAGGGCATGCCCCGCAGCCAGGTACATGCGGTGATGGGCACTCCCCTGATGCTAAACCCGGTCAATCCTTCCCGGGAATACTACGTGTACACCTTCCAGCGCGGCGGCGGTGATATCCGGGAACAGCGGATCGTGGTCTACTACGACAATGACCGGTTTTCCCATTACGAAGCCCAGCTACTTGAGGAAACCCCCGCTTACTAA
- a CDS encoding RnfH family protein produces the protein MPIVEVAYARPDKQEIVAVTVPDGTTALEAVKLSGISGIFPEIDPDAIDMGIFGKVIKDPTAHQLREGDRVELYRPLKIDPKQARLNRAKKKA, from the coding sequence GTGCCGATTGTGGAAGTTGCCTACGCTCGACCGGACAAGCAGGAAATCGTGGCAGTAACAGTGCCTGACGGCACCACGGCATTGGAAGCCGTTAAGCTGTCCGGTATTTCCGGAATTTTCCCGGAGATTGATCCCGACGCCATCGATATGGGCATTTTTGGCAAGGTGATCAAGGATCCGACCGCCCACCAATTGAGGGAGGGGGACCGGGTCGAGCTGTATCGTCCGCTGAAGATAGACCCGAAACAGGCACGCCTGAATCGGGCGAAGAAAAAAGCCTGA
- a CDS encoding type II toxin-antitoxin system RatA family toxin, whose amino-acid sequence MPHQIDKTALVMHSAERMFHLVNDVARYPEFLPWCASTEIHDQDSSQVTASMEIAKGGVRHILTTRNQLLMPEAIEMNLVDGPFRNLTGRWHFKPLDDNACKVILALEFEFSGSLSRMAFGQVFSQAASTMVDAFCRRADDLYRGGK is encoded by the coding sequence ATGCCCCATCAGATTGATAAAACAGCCCTCGTTATGCACTCGGCCGAGCGCATGTTCCATCTGGTTAATGATGTCGCCCGTTACCCGGAGTTTTTGCCCTGGTGTGCCAGTACGGAAATTCATGACCAGGATTCCAGTCAGGTTACGGCATCCATGGAGATTGCCAAGGGGGGCGTCCGGCATATCCTGACCACGCGTAACCAGCTACTGATGCCAGAGGCCATTGAGATGAATCTGGTTGATGGCCCCTTCCGCAATCTGACGGGCCGGTGGCACTTCAAGCCGCTGGATGACAACGCCTGCAAGGTTATTCTGGCTCTCGAATTCGAATTTTCCGGCTCACTGTCCCGCATGGCATTTGGTCAGGTCTTCAGCCAGGCTGCGAGCACCATGGTGGATGCGTTCTGCCGTCGGGCAGATGATCTTTATCGGGGAGGTAAGTAG
- a CDS encoding sodium-dependent transporter, whose amino-acid sequence MLTPYQTAIGSFTRKSTFFWAAVGATVGLANLWQFPYLASLHGGGLFILLYLGCLLLVTLPLMVTEASLGRYARHGIVLAMDGFIRSAKVSRAWMLAGRLSIVAAFVVLSFTAVFGSIALAYIFFGAMGRFSGTDLADATGILAALVSDPREYRVFMGWHALFMILVVWVSVQGVVNGLERTLRIVVPGSLLLMLALFALAAWHGRIDGAVSHILEMHPQDVTLESLKAALFHAFFTLGLGMGVWAIFGAYTAPDTQLKRSILAVVLMDTLVAMLAGLMIYAVAADISSFDGERGFSLLFVSLPVTLAQLPGSQFVIAAVFLMVVMVVWTTAISLLEPVVGWLQEWAGAPRGWSALIAGLAVWFAGLASLLSFNLWAQDRYAGATVFRWLEMITGGLLIPIVAILIAVFTGWCLTRSLSHRILGQAPRLFSAIWFWVMRLVLPVVVAYIGLQYTAFSLTSLCDTGSNALWCGQPAAALSELNEEPVLETGEPEGQASTAEPGEEADDPTLPASEKKAEAEKSGAQPSPTENAPKGGDILYHSV is encoded by the coding sequence ATGCTTACGCCGTATCAGACAGCCATCGGGTCCTTTACCCGCAAATCCACATTTTTCTGGGCCGCGGTCGGCGCCACCGTAGGTCTCGCGAACCTGTGGCAGTTTCCCTACCTCGCAAGTCTGCATGGCGGTGGCCTGTTTATTCTGCTGTATCTGGGTTGCCTGTTGCTGGTGACGCTGCCCCTGATGGTCACGGAGGCATCCCTGGGGCGTTATGCACGTCATGGCATTGTGCTGGCGATGGATGGCTTTATCCGCAGCGCCAAGGTCTCTCGAGCCTGGATGCTGGCCGGGCGCCTCAGTATTGTGGCGGCATTCGTGGTGCTTTCTTTTACCGCCGTATTTGGCTCCATTGCCCTGGCCTATATTTTCTTCGGTGCGATGGGGCGCTTTTCCGGCACGGACCTGGCGGATGCCACAGGCATTCTCGCAGCCCTTGTGTCGGACCCGCGGGAATACCGGGTTTTCATGGGTTGGCATGCCCTGTTTATGATTCTCGTGGTTTGGGTGTCAGTGCAGGGAGTGGTGAACGGCCTTGAGCGAACCCTGAGAATCGTGGTGCCCGGTAGCCTGCTGCTGATGCTGGCTCTTTTTGCCCTCGCGGCCTGGCACGGGCGGATTGATGGAGCCGTCAGCCACATCCTTGAAATGCACCCCCAGGACGTAACGCTGGAAAGTCTCAAGGCCGCATTGTTTCATGCCTTCTTTACCCTGGGGCTTGGCATGGGAGTGTGGGCCATTTTTGGTGCGTACACTGCGCCAGATACTCAATTGAAGCGCTCGATCCTGGCTGTGGTGCTGATGGATACCCTGGTCGCCATGCTGGCGGGCCTGATGATCTATGCGGTAGCGGCCGACATCAGCAGCTTTGATGGCGAACGTGGGTTCAGTCTGTTGTTCGTTTCGTTGCCCGTCACCCTGGCGCAGTTGCCCGGGAGCCAGTTTGTGATCGCGGCGGTTTTCCTGATGGTGGTGATGGTGGTCTGGACGACCGCTATCAGTCTCCTGGAGCCGGTGGTGGGATGGCTGCAGGAGTGGGCCGGGGCGCCCAGGGGCTGGTCCGCGCTGATCGCGGGGTTGGCGGTCTGGTTTGCCGGGCTGGCGTCACTGCTTTCGTTCAATCTCTGGGCCCAGGATCGTTACGCCGGCGCCACGGTTTTCCGTTGGCTTGAAATGATTACCGGTGGTCTGCTCATTCCTATTGTTGCCATCCTGATTGCGGTGTTTACCGGCTGGTGCCTGACCCGCAGCCTGTCCCATCGGATCCTCGGGCAGGCGCCGAGACTGTTTTCTGCCATCTGGTTCTGGGTAATGCGGCTGGTTCTGCCGGTGGTCGTCGCTTACATCGGTCTCCAGTACACCGCATTCTCGCTTACCAGCCTGTGTGACACTGGCAGTAACGCGCTCTGGTGCGGCCAGCCCGCTGCTGCTCTTTCTGAATTGAATGAGGAGCCGGTACTCGAAACAGGAGAGCCGGAAGGGCAGGCGTCAACGGCGGAGCCGGGTGAGGAAGCCGATGATCCAACGCTGCCGGCTTCGGAGAAGAAGGCAGAGGCGGAAAAGTCCGGGGCGCAGCCATCACCAACGGAAAATGCCCCCAAAGGAGGCGATATCCTTTATCATAGCGTCTGA
- the smpB gene encoding SsrA-binding protein SmpB, with amino-acid sequence MSKKKPGTPSSTIALNKKAKHEYHIEERFEAGLALLGWEVKSLRAGKAQLVDAYVLLKNGEAWLLGAHITPLVAASTHVIADPTRTRKLLLHAKEIAKIIGKVNQTGRTCVPLALYWKKNKIKCEIALVTGKKQFDKRATEKERDWNRQKQRILRDANA; translated from the coding sequence ATGAGTAAGAAAAAGCCCGGAACGCCGAGCAGTACCATCGCCCTTAACAAAAAGGCGAAACACGAGTATCACATCGAGGAACGCTTTGAGGCGGGTCTCGCCCTGCTGGGCTGGGAAGTCAAATCCCTGCGCGCGGGCAAGGCGCAGTTGGTGGACGCCTATGTGTTGCTGAAAAATGGCGAAGCCTGGTTGCTGGGCGCCCACATTACCCCGCTGGTCGCGGCCTCGACCCATGTGATTGCAGACCCGACCCGCACCCGGAAACTGCTGCTTCACGCCAAGGAAATTGCCAAAATTATCGGCAAGGTCAACCAGACTGGTCGCACCTGTGTTCCGCTTGCCCTGTACTGGAAAAAGAACAAGATAAAGTGCGAGATTGCCCTGGTTACAGGCAAGAAACAGTTCGATAAGCGCGCGACCGAGAAAGAGCGTGACTGGAACCGCCAGAAGCAGCGCATCCTGCGCGACGCCAACGCCTGA
- a CDS encoding WS/DGAT/MGAT family O-acyltransferase — translation MSPTQTPMSAVDRAWLRMDTPQNPMMICGVWMLERPISMKRLRHTIEERFLCFSRFRQRVVDTGDRAYWQDDPLFDLDNHLHQIALPGKADKAELQKLASDLNSTSLDFRQPLWQMHYIDNYEGGSALLIRIHHCIADGISLVRVMLSLTDKTPEPRLKKVASKHHSKPQQRSAIQKLLHRAVDNTQAATHQARLFIQSVREEPSYPLKLASTAGDVALDLIKLGLAPFEPKTGLKQPLSGRKQVAWADPLDLAEVKACAKALGGTINDVLLCTVTGALQRHFAAHKEAIPDSGIRVAVPFNLRPLDQPIETLGNKFGLVLVTLPVEVKDPIMCFRQVQENMNRLKQSYQAQVTYSLLDLFGRGPDIIERRALDLLSNKASAVLTNVPGPKEALYLAGSKLTQPMCWVPQSGNIGIGMSILSYAGTVQFGITVDKAIHADPNAVMDYFRQSFQALSHAALAGRQGGPELKAG, via the coding sequence ATGTCACCAACTCAAACACCGATGTCCGCTGTCGACCGCGCCTGGCTGCGAATGGACACGCCCCAGAACCCCATGATGATCTGTGGGGTGTGGATGCTAGAACGTCCCATTTCCATGAAACGCCTCAGGCACACGATTGAAGAACGTTTCCTGTGCTTCAGCCGCTTCCGGCAACGGGTGGTGGATACCGGAGACCGCGCTTACTGGCAGGATGACCCCCTGTTTGACCTGGACAACCACCTGCACCAGATCGCCCTGCCGGGCAAAGCCGACAAAGCGGAACTCCAGAAATTGGCCAGCGACCTGAACAGTACTTCGCTGGATTTCCGGCAACCGCTCTGGCAAATGCATTACATCGACAATTATGAGGGCGGCAGCGCACTGCTGATTCGCATCCACCATTGTATTGCCGATGGCATCTCGCTGGTTCGGGTCATGCTGTCACTGACCGACAAGACCCCCGAACCCAGACTGAAAAAAGTCGCATCGAAGCATCATTCAAAGCCACAACAGAGATCCGCAATCCAGAAACTGCTCCACCGCGCGGTCGACAACACCCAGGCCGCCACCCATCAGGCCAGGTTGTTCATTCAGTCCGTTCGGGAGGAGCCTAGTTACCCCCTCAAACTGGCGTCGACCGCCGGCGACGTGGCCCTGGACCTTATCAAGCTTGGCCTGGCGCCCTTTGAGCCCAAAACCGGTTTGAAGCAGCCGCTTTCCGGGCGCAAACAAGTGGCCTGGGCAGACCCTCTGGACCTGGCCGAAGTAAAAGCCTGCGCCAAGGCTCTGGGTGGCACCATAAACGATGTACTGCTGTGCACGGTCACCGGGGCTCTGCAGCGGCATTTTGCAGCGCACAAGGAAGCCATCCCCGATTCCGGCATCCGCGTTGCCGTCCCGTTCAACCTGCGGCCTCTTGATCAACCCATAGAAACCCTCGGTAACAAGTTCGGCCTGGTACTGGTTACCCTGCCGGTGGAAGTGAAGGACCCGATCATGTGCTTCCGGCAGGTACAGGAAAACATGAACCGGCTTAAGCAGTCCTATCAGGCCCAGGTCACCTACAGCCTTCTTGATTTATTCGGCCGCGGCCCTGACATCATCGAACGGCGGGCACTGGACCTGCTCAGCAACAAAGCGTCTGCCGTACTGACCAACGTTCCGGGCCCGAAAGAGGCACTGTACCTGGCGGGCAGTAAGCTGACCCAACCCATGTGCTGGGTGCCCCAGAGCGGCAATATCGGCATCGGCATGAGTATTCTCAGTTACGCCGGCACCGTTCAGTTCGGCATTACCGTCGACAAGGCCATCCACGCCGACCCAAATGCCGTGATGGACTATTTCCGACAAAGCTTCCAGGCCCTGAGCCACGCGGCCCTGGCAGGCCGGCAAGGCGGGCCGGAACTCAAAGCGGGATAG
- a CDS encoding S41 family peptidase, with protein sequence MKPGQRQNHSLSAPAFENLQGVWRSQGYGKILLIEHDRYTLFEETAISCRKLYTGSLEELNHYYEDLVVSPGGQAFSAHRVSGVARISFRRLKALPANAAEARRHDPKDPEYNFEIFWRTFHEQYALFELKGVAWDQAYETYRPQINANSSRETLFATMAAMLRPLKDGHIRLHTPSSHYSAGAQPALYQRLTRELEDANDDRELTSYLGDLKEWLHDVIHEDYLGNGVSHGGNRLVEWGRLNDTTGYLHIRAMAGQSGKTGKPAADLSAIDGLMQRVLADIGELPNLVVDLRSNGGGYDGVALRFAAYLMDRKRLAFTKSARHGDGFTGKQPIHVAPASETYRGNLFVLTSELTASAAEIFVLSLLQHPRLTLIGEPTQGILSDTLERHLPNGWHLTLSNEIYRAYDGEVYEDVGIPPHIRLHYLGRKGREEGKDPMLERVLKLVGG encoded by the coding sequence ATGAAGCCTGGCCAACGGCAAAACCATTCCCTATCTGCCCCTGCTTTCGAAAACCTTCAGGGTGTCTGGCGTTCACAAGGTTACGGCAAGATACTGCTGATAGAGCACGACCGGTACACCCTGTTTGAAGAAACCGCCATCAGTTGCCGAAAACTCTATACGGGCAGTCTCGAGGAACTCAATCATTATTACGAAGACCTGGTGGTATCCCCGGGCGGGCAGGCGTTCAGTGCCCATCGTGTCAGTGGTGTGGCGCGCATCAGCTTTCGTCGCTTGAAAGCCTTGCCGGCCAATGCCGCTGAAGCCCGGAGGCATGACCCCAAAGATCCCGAATACAACTTTGAAATCTTTTGGCGAACCTTCCACGAGCAGTATGCCCTGTTTGAACTGAAAGGTGTGGCGTGGGACCAGGCGTACGAGACCTATCGCCCGCAGATTAACGCGAACAGCTCGCGGGAAACCCTGTTTGCCACTATGGCGGCCATGCTGCGGCCACTGAAGGACGGCCATATCCGCTTGCATACCCCCTCGAGCCACTATAGTGCCGGTGCTCAACCCGCACTTTACCAGCGGCTGACACGGGAGCTTGAAGACGCCAACGACGACCGCGAACTCACCAGCTATCTGGGGGATCTGAAGGAATGGCTGCACGACGTCATCCACGAGGACTATCTCGGCAATGGCGTTAGCCATGGCGGCAACCGGCTGGTGGAGTGGGGCCGCCTCAACGACACCACCGGTTACCTGCATATCCGGGCCATGGCCGGGCAAAGTGGCAAGACGGGTAAGCCAGCGGCGGACCTGAGTGCCATTGACGGGTTGATGCAGAGGGTGCTGGCCGACATTGGCGAGCTACCCAATCTGGTCGTGGATCTCCGCAGTAACGGCGGGGGCTATGATGGCGTCGCGCTTCGGTTTGCCGCCTATTTGATGGATCGCAAGCGGCTGGCGTTCACCAAGTCCGCCCGCCATGGCGACGGGTTCACCGGCAAGCAGCCCATCCATGTGGCTCCTGCCAGCGAGACCTACCGTGGCAACCTGTTTGTGTTGACCAGTGAGCTGACGGCCAGTGCTGCGGAAATCTTTGTGCTTTCGTTACTGCAGCACCCCCGCCTGACCCTGATTGGCGAGCCCACCCAGGGTATCCTTTCCGACACCCTCGAGCGCCACCTGCCAAATGGCTGGCACCTGACGTTATCCAACGAAATCTACCGGGCCTACGACGGTGAGGTATACGAAGATGTCGGCATCCCGCCCCATATCCGACTGCACTATCTTGGTCGGAAGGGGCGTGAGGAGGGCAAGGATCCGATGCTGGAGCGGGTGCTCAAGTTGGTTGGTGGGTGA
- a CDS encoding SDR family NAD(P)-dependent oxidoreductase, whose amino-acid sequence MSILITGANRGIGHALSRAWQSSGTEVIQTARNSPGMEPLDVADPSSIKELAERLEGQPISTLVCNAGVSLDKFDELETGYAPELWAESFAVNVTGVFLVIQALLPNLRASRDAGIAPKIAIIASQMGSQNSPAGNRFIYRASKAAAINLGRNLAVDLESDGIAVGIYHPGWVATDMGGDSADLTLDEAVPGLRKQIDELTLSETGCFKSWDGSDCEF is encoded by the coding sequence ATGTCGATACTGATTACGGGTGCCAATCGTGGCATCGGTCACGCATTATCCAGGGCGTGGCAAAGTTCGGGAACAGAGGTCATTCAGACAGCCCGAAACTCACCTGGCATGGAACCATTGGATGTTGCCGACCCTTCCAGCATCAAAGAACTTGCGGAACGGCTCGAAGGGCAGCCAATCTCTACCCTGGTCTGCAATGCCGGCGTTTCTCTGGATAAGTTCGATGAGCTGGAAACGGGATACGCCCCGGAGCTCTGGGCGGAGTCTTTTGCCGTGAATGTAACGGGTGTCTTCCTGGTGATTCAGGCGCTGTTACCCAATTTGCGAGCCAGCAGAGACGCCGGCATAGCCCCGAAAATCGCGATCATTGCCAGCCAGATGGGATCACAGAACTCACCGGCCGGTAACCGGTTTATTTATCGCGCCTCCAAGGCCGCAGCGATAAATCTGGGGCGCAACCTGGCGGTAGATCTTGAGAGTGATGGCATCGCCGTGGGCATCTACCATCCGGGCTGGGTGGCAACGGACATGGGCGGCGACTCGGCGGATCTGACGCTTGATGAAGCTGTACCGGGGCTGCGCAAACAGATTGATGAGCTCACACTATCCGAAACCGGGTGTTTTAAATCCTGGGATGGGTCCGATTGTGAGTTCTGA
- a CDS encoding chemotaxis protein, translated as MSSKATQTQKLLLFRLSGSRLFGLGTLKIREILPFMHLTKLPHSHHAVIGTATFRGSAVPVIDMAAAVGYPPLTKEEQEKASIIITDIQRQEIGFLVRGVQQIIEADWKHVMPPPKALGDKAFITGLLDVDGDIIQLLDVELLLAKVYPESLNTDDVVLTDVQSGTLKSVNILLVDDSQVARKQLSDVLDSKDISYQVTSNGDEALQILLKDEELGRPIDILVSDIEMPGLDGYELTFNIRDNNTLKQPYIILHTSLNSEMSLSYANQVGANEALTKFDADELLQAMLRGTEQAG; from the coding sequence ATGTCCAGCAAGGCGACGCAGACCCAAAAACTTTTGCTGTTCCGGCTGTCTGGTAGCCGGCTGTTCGGGCTCGGTACGCTGAAGATCCGGGAAATTCTTCCGTTCATGCACCTTACCAAGCTTCCCCACAGCCACCATGCGGTTATTGGTACCGCCACGTTCCGGGGCTCAGCGGTGCCGGTGATTGATATGGCGGCTGCGGTTGGTTATCCGCCGTTAACCAAAGAGGAACAGGAGAAGGCTTCCATCATCATCACGGATATCCAGCGTCAGGAGATCGGCTTTCTGGTGCGCGGTGTCCAGCAGATCATTGAGGCGGACTGGAAGCACGTCATGCCGCCGCCCAAGGCGCTTGGCGATAAGGCATTTATCACCGGTTTACTGGATGTAGACGGGGATATTATCCAGTTGCTGGATGTAGAGTTGTTGCTGGCGAAGGTCTACCCCGAATCCCTGAATACGGACGATGTCGTGCTCACGGACGTTCAGAGCGGCACCCTGAAGTCCGTCAACATTCTGCTGGTGGACGATTCCCAGGTGGCCCGCAAGCAGCTGAGCGATGTCCTGGACAGCAAGGATATCTCTTACCAGGTCACCTCCAATGGTGACGAGGCCCTGCAGATCCTCCTGAAAGATGAAGAGTTGGGGCGCCCCATCGACATTCTGGTCAGCGACATTGAAATGCCGGGGCTGGATGGCTATGAGCTGACCTTCAACATTCGCGACAATAATACCCTGAAGCAGCCCTACATCATTCTGCACACCTCCCTGAACAGCGAGATGAGCCTGAGCTACGCCAACCAGGTTGGCGCCAATGAAGCACTCACCAAGTTCGATGCAGACGAGTTGCTGCAGGCCATGCTGCGAGGCACAGAGCAGGCGGGGTAA
- a CDS encoding AgmX/PglI C-terminal domain-containing protein, translating to MTAMTTTPYEFALPWEASGEEDSRFKRILKRLLLLLLLLAVIFPWLPLPEIEREEKERVPQSLAKVLIEQRKVVPPPPPPEPVKQEEKAEPTNEKATPEPPPAKKVTKAREKVSKMGVAAFSKELSSLRSSLDVAKLQAKNTNVTTGAAAKAARSVLGATSATKTSGGVNSSVMNDSGTGTQLAAHASTSVESPIGSGTGGGGSGSSSGGGSHRSSADSGRDMESIRRVFEQHKGAIYALYNRALRSDPGLKGKFVFHIVIEPDGSISSIKLVDSQLGDQKLELKLLARVQMISFGPEDVAATPVNYKFDFMPG from the coding sequence ATGACCGCAATGACAACAACACCCTACGAGTTCGCTCTGCCCTGGGAAGCCAGTGGTGAAGAGGACAGCCGCTTCAAGCGCATTCTCAAGCGCCTGTTGCTGCTGCTTCTGCTGCTGGCCGTGATCTTCCCATGGCTACCGCTACCGGAAATTGAACGGGAGGAAAAAGAACGTGTACCGCAAAGCCTCGCCAAGGTTCTGATCGAGCAGCGCAAGGTGGTGCCACCGCCGCCCCCGCCCGAACCGGTGAAGCAGGAAGAGAAGGCTGAGCCGACCAACGAGAAGGCTACCCCGGAACCGCCACCGGCCAAGAAAGTTACGAAGGCCCGGGAAAAGGTTTCCAAGATGGGCGTGGCGGCCTTCTCCAAGGAGCTGTCTTCACTGCGCAGCTCTCTGGATGTGGCGAAGCTCCAGGCCAAGAACACCAACGTGACCACCGGTGCCGCGGCCAAGGCGGCCCGCTCAGTGCTGGGCGCCACCTCGGCGACCAAGACCAGTGGCGGTGTGAACAGTTCGGTGATGAACGATTCCGGCACGGGCACACAGCTCGCAGCACATGCCTCTACCTCGGTTGAAAGCCCGATTGGCAGTGGCACCGGAGGCGGCGGCAGTGGCAGCAGTAGCGGCGGTGGTTCTCACCGCTCCAGCGCTGACAGTGGTCGTGACATGGAATCCATTCGCCGTGTTTTTGAGCAGCACAAGGGTGCCATCTATGCCCTGTACAACCGCGCACTGCGGAGCGATCCGGGGCTCAAAGGCAAGTTTGTGTTCCATATCGTGATTGAGCCGGATGGCAGCATCTCCAGCATCAAGCTGGTGGACAGCCAGTTGGGTGATCAAAAGCTGGAGCTGAAGCTGCTGGCCCGGGTTCAGATGATTTCCTTCGGGCCGGAAGACGTTGCCGCCACGCCGGTCAATTACAAGTTCGATTTTATGCCGGGTTAA